GTACATTGAGTGTAGATAGTAATGTGAGTGCGCGCTACTACTATAGGAGTTCCTTTGAAATAACGTATAACATGAATTTTCAAACACAGTCCAGCTGGTTTGCACACCTTCATTATTAGTTAATTAGCAGCAATGGCACGCAAAAAGACATAAAATTAACgtaaaaataagtaaaaatttgggCATAACAGTATCAGATTAATCCAATTTTAAACTGATTCGTTTGAGGAAGATTTATAGGAAGCTTCTGATAAAAGCCTTAATAAATTCATAGTATCCACATATTTGGAGAAGGACAACAAACTTTTACGATGGGCTATGAAATCCTGGGCAGCAAGGCGACCATATGATGATCGGACTTCAGGTCCAGCGTTAGTCAAAGAATGCAAGGTATGAATATTTTCAGCAAGCATGTCCAGGAGAGTGTGGAATTTTGGTTTCAGCTTACTTATATTAGGAAGTTCTGGTGCATCATCTGGGGGTAATGGAGAGTCCTGTTTATCAAGGTCTTGTTTAGAATCTATGGATTCTAcagcttttttaaaagataaaattgatttatcTGAACTGACGGAATTAGCAGCAACAGCCCGCCATGCAGCTTCTTCATTATGGAGTTGGGTAAGCTTTGCCGACAGTTCGTCCACTAGCTGAGCATTTTTGAGATTTTGAGGATGAGGTTTATTAGGAATTACAGCATCAGGTGGTCTTTGATACCAACTAACACTAACTTTATTAGCCAATAATTCGTTAAGAACTTCTTGAACTATTGATCTAGCAATAGCTGCCTCACTGGCTTCCTCCGTTTCACcgtatttttttctttgctctTCTAAGGCCTTTGAAGAAGCCCAAAGGAGAAGTTGTTTGATACGTAAAGGTTCGGATAAGTCTTTGGATATATGGCGATAGTATTCATGCGATGGAACATCTGCATGTGGTAAAGCTTCAAATCCAGTACCAATGCTACTAGCACGCTTACCCCGTTGGTCAAGACTACTCCTTCTTCCTTTACCCTTGCGAAGTTCTTTGTTTCGCTTCACAATTGGTGTATCAGACACGGGTAGCTCAACTAACCCATCGGTTTGGGAGGTATCTGGATCATCCTCCACAGATgatttccttcttttaGAACcagctttttctttacccTTCCTAACGAATACAAATCCTTCCTGCTCTTCAGGCTTTCGTTTCATAATGGATGCTGGTTAGGGTCAAGTCGAGTCAGGATTGCAAAGACTACCTTACTCATTGTTTACACTAGGTAACCTAACAAAGTATAGCGAGCGCGTTATAAGTCGGCCTTACAATTGAGCAttgaaaattcatcaaagcAAAGTATATTCATGTAgagaataaataaaaaaataaataatgattaaattcttttttactgttaagtattcctttctttttggagATACACTTGTTACAACTTggtataaaatatttgtttaattgCTAGATTATCTTCGAACttgcaaaaacaaaaatatatatccttttttctgctgtaaaataataagaataataattttaacatAATCCATTGAATGGTTGGTTAATTCCCCTTATAAATTCATAAGACCTCTTCTTATACTATATCAAGTTTACTGTTTAtgtaatatatatatatatatatatatataattgaGGAATGCGACATGAAATGCTAAGCTGAAAAGTTATGCAAATTACAAAATGTGGATATTATTACCATTAAAACTGTTTACAGTTTTTGACAAATAGTCAAGATGTCCATGAGCTGCCAGGATTGAGCTTGTACTTTATCAtaattgttgaaaaatataGCGACGATAAATAAGATGAATAATCAAATATAagtataatgaaaaatattcgaGTATTCTATATGTACAAAATCTAAATTGTAGTAATTTTCAGACTTAGCTGGTTATTGTTGATTTTAAATCGCTGCATATTATTTACAGAAAGTACCCAATTTTAGATTACATGGCTTTGCAGACAAGCCAGAACTTTAAGGATCCAGTATAGTTTTaagaattaaaagtttgaaTTATCCTACTCTTAAAACACTTCCTATATAAAGttgtttcaaaatattctGCAGTCAAAAAGGCAACAGTAGTCGGTGTTTAAAGCTCTTTTTAACTTAAGTGAAGTAATAGTTTTcttattataattattaatttatttgttttatttattttaattaaacaTGGAATTTATAACCACAGCATGTCCTGTACAACTTACTTTTCGAGCACTTACTTAGGTTGCCATCATCCTCAAATACGAATTTATTTcggaatttttaaattctttataattgaaaagaatCTTTACTGATTATCTGTTCTTAATCTGTCTCAGTGTATTGCCAAGATCTACGACGATCTGTCTCATCTCTCTTGTATCTTTCCTTTCTACTACATCGAAAGTTAGAGTTAACTGGATTCATTGAAACCAGGGTTTTTTGGAGCCAATTCTAAGTGGTATGTTATGTAATAGTATCCTTTTTGATAATTGtaattgcttttgtttctctgaaatttttaatcgATGTTCTATGTTATACTATATAGACCTCATACAGAAGAAGCATATTAAAACGAAATGAAAAGAGATCACAcggattttctttaaatactttgttatttttataccAAAAGCTAATTGTCTTCAAGTGGAATAGTTTAAACCTTCATTTCTACATCAAGTTCATTTCAAATGgcattattaaaaacttcGTTGGATGCTCCATTCACTAAAATTGCTACCGGCAAAGTCAGAGACCTGTATGAGTGTGTAGAATTTCCCGATGATCTTTTGTTCGTAGCAACAGACAGAATAAGCGCCTATGATTTTATCATGGAGAACGGCATCCCTGAGAAGGGAAAGGTTTTGACAAAAATTTCAGAATTTTGGTTTGATGTTTTAAAACCTCATGTCCAAACTCATTTGATTACTTCTAGGTGGGAAGAATTACCTCCTGTTATCACGAAGCATGAAGAGTTAAAGGATAGATCCATGCTCGTTAAGAAATACAAGATTCTTCCTATCGAAGCTATTGTTCGTGGCTATATCACTGGAAGTGCTTGGAAGGAATATCAAAAGCAAGGGACTGTTCATGGCCTTAACGTACCTACAGGAATGAAAGAGGCAGAGGCCTTCCCTGAACCCCTTTTCACCCCCAGCACCAAAGCTGCCGAAGGCCATGATGAAAACATTCATCCTGATGAAGTCAGTAAAATTGTTGGACCTGAATTAGCCAAACAAGTTGCTGAGACTTCTGTAAAGCTTTACAAAATAGCCCGTGATGTTGCATTAAAGAAGGGAATCATCATTGCCGATACgaaatttgaatttggGGTTGATGAAACCACAAATAAGATTGTGCTTGTTGATGAGGTATTGACACCCGATTCATCCCGTTTCTGGCTTGCATCTGATTATACTGTTGGAAAATCTCCCGATAGTTTCGATAAGCAATATCTTCGAAACTGGTTGACCGCTAATAACCTTGCCAATAAACCCAACGTTTCTTTGCCCGAAGATGTCGTTGAAGCTACTCGTAGAAAGTATGTTGAAGCTTATGAAATGATAACTGGAAAGAAGTGGTCTTACTAGGGGGTGATTTTGGCTTTTTGCTCTTTCTTACCATtatctgttttttttagtaatcTGCAgtttctcttctttttggaATTCTTCTCAAATTGTAACAAACccttggaaaaaaaatcgatttCTTTTGTAAAGTAAATCGACTTTAAATGCTATTGCGTCTTTTAGTAAatcatttttcattttttgaaccTGTTAACGGTGTTTTGGcgattttattaaagaagTAGAATCTAAGTTTTacttataaaaattcaagtgTTGGTATCAAAATGATAGGTATCGGTCGTTGTTTATTAGAAAAGGCTTAGTGTTGATTTTTATCAACTTGATTGAATAAGAATTCTGCAAGTCTAGCGTATTCATATATGAGATGATTATTGAGGAAACATGCTACATTTTGTAATAATTATTGAATacctttcaaaaaatccaatCATTTATTgcaaatgtttatttttattctcaattcttccttttctttgaaaataaacaaacagtcaaaacaaacaaacttGCGACTATATATACCATTACGCTCTTCCCCACAATCGATcactaaatttttaagaaatcaAGATGATTTACATAAACTTTTATGaattatataatataaagaaTATCCGGCCACTTATACCAAGCTTTCATGTTTGTCTTCTAATTATGTTCTTGATTTTATATAGCCAAGAAATACttagttttttctttatgtGTTCTAAGTTTTCGATGAATTCTCTAAAATTCTGTGTGCTATTCTCTTTCAAAACAGTTTACAGTCTGCTCAAGTTAATAAAGACGCTAATTAGAAAGCTGCTTTACTGTTTTCATTATGCGTTGGATTTATTTGCAGATGAATACAAAGTTACAGCCAACGATAAACACTATGATTATAGGCTAAAATCCCATCgtataaaagataaaataacCACAAAATGCAAAGGTACGACCAAGTATTTTAATTCACGCCATTTCGAGATTAAGAATGCTGTTGAAAACCTTCCATCATTCAGCAGCAATCTAACTACTATTGGAAACAACCTaagaattttttggaaaaatggaaaaatcCGTTGCATCAAATTGACATGCACACCGGACGCAGAAATAGTAAATTTTACATCAAATCCAAATCGTTATAGGTTTTATGAAACGAATATGCAAGAACTCAttagaaaaacaatatgCGAAAAATCCGATAAAGCGATAGAAAAAACGTTTTTATGCGCTCAACTCTTCAAAACATTTTGCGAGGATGGCGTACTGCAAACCTTTCAGCCTGGATTTATTCAACTAGACATCGCATCAAATTTAcaagaaataaagaaaggCACTAAAGAATATAGCCTTAAAAGTCTCGAAATGACCACCacaaaagaaagcaatgaGACATTATGTTCCAATGACTCCAAACATAGAATCGCacgtttaaaaaatgaagataaTACCCAGAAACCTATTAGCAAAAAGAGGAAGTCTAAAAAAGCTTCCCATAAATATCTTAGCTCAAGAACTGCTCCCAATGTTGACTTTGGCAATTTCGCAAAGGAAAGGCACAGAGAAAATGATGTTTCAGAGCTTTACTCCAAGACTAAAAGgacttcaaaaattagGGAACTATACAAAGAAATTGGTTATGACAAGAATGAGTTTATTCATGAATTGCGCGAAAATGAGGGTCCATCCGTTCTCTACGATTCTGGATTAGATCAAAATGGCACGAATTATGATGACGCTTTTGCTGCCCCGGAAGCCATAAGCATTGAAAAGTATGTTAGCATAAACGAAGAAGATCCCAAAAGTCctaaaaaggaaacaagTTACCAAGTACAGGAAAAACTttcacaattttttcaagaagAGATGATTCATCTGCTAGAAATGGGTGAAGCCTGCACATCTCGAGAGTCGCaaaaaacaaggaaaaagaaCTTAAAGGAGAACATTAGAAAGCAACGAACTACGAGTACTGCTATTAGGGACATTGCCATAAAATTTCTCGATGACGCCAAATGCGAAACAGAAGACTCAACAAATTTGACGAATAGAGAAGGTGAAGCAGAAAAGACACTAAATACACAACCTTGGAAAAATCTAATTGAGAATTTTATATCGGAGCTTCAAGCcgaggaagaagaaaacaatatcACAGAATGGTCAGACATAATCTCCGTCCgaaatgatgaagaaaatcaaatttacgAACTTCCTACTTGTCAATTGGAGACCAATTTGTTGGTATAGATTCAATTGACTAAACGACTGGAGGTTTCGTTAAAATATGCCAAGCTGGTCTGCCAATGCATGTACATCacaatgtaaataataattaatgaaatgattttgtttttaaaacattattCGATAGTAATAATACCAAACTGTTAGTACATCGGATACAGcaacaaaataatttacacaaagaaaaacatcCTAATGTATAACAAGGAGTAATGTGTACAGTAAAcagtttatttttcaaatatacAACAGGGTAGCCCAGAGAGAACCAACATACAaaatatgaagaaaaaacacAGGTTGcgaaatttttattgagtTAATGAATAGCACACTTAGAAATAAAGTCGCGATTGAATGAAAGTAAACGTATTCCCAATAACCTcttaaaaatcaaatcttCATATGAATTACTCGAACTGGAAAGATATTCTGCAATTCAAAAGGCCCCTTAGCATGAAGGAGCTAGAGTAGTATTTTTCATACAATAATACCAAACATATTAATCAGTTAAgataatataaattttggTAATATTTCATgagcaaaacaaaataccACAATATCATTGTGTGTAGTATgatattgaaatttaaattttttaaggagGTTATAATGAAGCTTCCTTCATAAAAACAATCTTACACGACGGGACTCGAACCCGCAACCTTCTCGTAATTCACTCCCCAACAACGATCAGGTCGTATAGGAATGAGATGCGCTACCATTGCGCCACGCGTAACAACCTTTGCCTGGTTAAAATTTAGTATAATTTATGCGTAGCTTATTATGAGgattaaattttgaaatatagATTTTGCGGCATAATACGAGCTTAAAGAAACcaattattatatttattgttgcTTATTGAaacgaaataaattttattcgATGTGTGATCTCCCAGTGCGAGAATACTGGATCAATTAATAGATTGACATAACTCTACGACCATAAGCAATTCTTCGATacctaaaaaaaaataacaacCACCAATATGAAGTGTCAATTTAGTAGTTAAAAACaactaaaataaattgcaTAAGTTTATGGGCTTATCTCGTTTTTACTCAACTTCAAAGCAGTAAGGAGCATCATTGCAATCTATACAATTGGCAATCGGATGCcttaatctttttttttagtagtTAAATCTTATCTAATATTCCAATTTCAGTATGAAGAGCAGCTAGATTTTACGACATGATCAGAAAAGACATAGTTTTATCCTCATGACTTCCAACTATAATAATCGAAGTACGATGCTTAGGCCAGTAAGCGATGCAAAGCATTTCAAGTTTGAACTTCAGGAAATTAAGAGTAACTTATTATCATGCTTAGTTATATTTCTTTACCCTAGATTGTATAAGCAGCTGATGAATTGGTGCTGAccattaattaaatttgatgCAATGATGCTACTGATCaattcaaaagtaaaaaagaaagctttATACATGTAAATCTATTTCATCATCAGATTAACCGCTTATATACCCATGTGTACTTATTGATCTGTTTCCGTAAACATATTCTTAAATTAATAGAGGATTGTAATATTGCATATAGAACAATGAACTTAGTTTTAGGCAATTAAATCTCCGCGTCAATGTGATATTAAAGGAAACTGgaaattcattttataCAAACTGATTATCTCGCACCCAGGTATATTTCTTTGCTTGCCTCCATTTCCCTTTTGTACGAAGCAAAAATTGACAAATGTGTTTAGCAATCGCAGAAAGAGGGAGTGTGATAAACATTGGGTTGGAATCTCTCACTATGCTTTGAACCTTGTGGGCTTCGAGAAGACCACTTGCCATCAGAGGAATCACAAAGCGTATTATGTCTTTTGAAGTGACAAGCATATAAACTGAATTTGACTTTCTCACAATCCGCCCATGTTGTAGTAATGTTTGCAAAGAGAAATTAAGCGCCAGTATGTGATTTCCATCACAGTTCTCTACTATTTCATTTTCGACGTTGAATATATGAACAAGTGGGAGGTGCAActcttttgcttttaaataaataatgagtTCTTCAATTGTAAATCCAGCTTGCACATTTAATTTACACATCTGCCTTATGCACTTAAGTAACTCCTTCGCATGATCTTTAGGAAAATAGGATTTCTTGGGTGTGCGAATGATTGAATGGTGATTTTTAGAGATTTtggttaaattttttttgtatctCATCCTTTTCTGCCATGCCTTCCATTCATCATTTGGATCACGAAGTTCTTCAAACGACTGAGCAATTAATTCAACCTCAGATCGGAAAGAATTTATCTTTCCAAAGACACAGACAACATTTCCAGGAGACATAGATATTGCTCTTTTTGACATTGAAAAATCATCTTGAATAATAAACACGACACGCAATACCATCCCGCTACAATCATCCACTAAATTCAGTTaggaaatagaaaaaaggGAGCTATAGAGGCAGATGCTTCTCAAAAGttgattttataaaaaaccTTAACTAGATTCAACAACTAAATGAGTCGTGTATGCAGTAGTGGAACTGCTTATTGCCTCAATGCTGATATTCGTTACCTGTTAAAACATGCTTTCCTTCATAAATATCAATTGCCGCAATATAGCCAACAATTTGAATCCATCTTATGGGAAATCCCATCCAGAAGCCAATGTATCCTAGATATTTGTAAGAATCACTTTgtgatatttattttacagaAAGAGCACTTACGCTGTAAATGTGgatgaaatgaaattttatgaaCATCGCTAATAAACATGGGGTTCCATCTTGATAATGTAGGAAATTGATGCGTTAgttgattttcattttctagCATTTATTAGGTCATTCCCTTAAAGACTTTCAACCATATGatttgcaatttttcaagtatataagtaaataaaaattagtatGCTTCTGGTCAACTATCAACAACAATCGCAGCGTTTTCGAAAATTAAGCAATGATTTGGTGTTTGTGAAGTCTTCATCTTCCTGAGTGCGCGTAATAAGGATAGAGCAATTCTACGAGGATAATAACTATTTAAGTTTCTACAGTAAgattaaaaggaaaaaaaatatcttaACTCTTTATTAGGACATGCATTGATGCtgttataaaaaatgctaaTTGACTAAACAACTTTATCAATTGAATTTAGTCTGGTTTCACGCAACTTAGTTATAATTGAATTTGAGAGAAGATCCTAAAAAAGACGTCTACTGACAAAAAGTGAGAGTACAGAATTCGTCAACcaattttgtaaatgtCACACCAATGTGCATTGTTTATATCTTGCTAAATTCTAGCACACAAATTCCTATCTTCATATACCGGATAATTCTAAATTAtatgatttatttatgaataGGGAATACGCAAGGAGGTATGAAAACCAAACTTCTTCAGTTATTGATGTTTCACATTCAACTGTTTTGAAGATAAATTATATTGCTCCTACTGTGTTCGATCAAGAAACCTCGTGGAAAAAtgcattctttaaaagagtaactaaaaaaaaccaaaactcccaacttttttttgttttatgtTTATAACGGTCTATCAATTCTTCAATAAAGTGTTACCAAACAAAGCACTTAGAGGTAAGGATGGCAAAAATAAAGGCTTTTCTTAGGTCGAAATATTTGTTGTGAAACAAAGGGTATCCGCGAATAGCATGACAGCGGCTGTTCTGCTCAGCTTTCATctgaaattgaataaacTAGCAATACCAAGAATACAAACAATGTACCCAAACTCATAGGTAAAGCATATAGAAACAAATAACCTCTTATCATCAGTGAAtatgaattatttttgctGAATATACTCCctgttttcaaaatttagtCTCACATGATCAATGTTGTTTCGACAAATGTCCTATGTATAAATGTAACAGCCACTATGTGACCTTCACCAGAGCCATACTTGGTAATAATACACTTTTAAGCATACGTTAAAGGGGTTTCGATTGCTGacaatagaaaaattttttaattaaattctAAATACAACGTTGCTAGTTCAATCGAACTATTCTAAAGTCAGTTTAGTGAAAACAACATGGCCGAAGTTTTAGATCTTGAAATTGACCCAATTTCAGATGGAGAAGATGATACCTATTCTAGTGAATTGGATGATGATTTAAAGGATTCCATTGAACAATTGGAACGAGTTTTATGTTTGGTGGTGTTCCCGTTGTTAGGAAAGTTTCTTGGTCGTAAATTCGCATTTCATGGTAAGTTAGtataaattaaaggaaTAGGAATAGATggtggattttttttatttgcttttagTTTCTCAAAGAGGAAATAAGTTTTGcaaataattgaataatAGAGCAAAAAAATCCGTTTTTGGAGAAAGATTGAGCACAACTGATTTTCTTATTCCATCAGCTTGAATTATAGCTTTTTCTTCCTATAAACTGTTTTTAAATGGTCTGCTTGTTGGTCTACATTTACATCTTtcgttattttttaaacatttttgtttcCATTACTGTTCTATTAGTCTTTCATTCTTAACCTTTTCTACATCCTTAAACTTCTGTACATTTATTGTATACTAACCCTTGGATTTAGCATGGGCTCGCTGGTTAGAACGGAGGCGCTTGGTtagtaattaaaaagatttatttcTGAATCTTCTTACATTCGCTGGTTTAATACTTATTGTTTCTGTTTCTATTATGATATTGTGTGATGAAACCCATAGTGTGCCATTCGTTCTCGGATGAAATTCTCTTTATGATCTGAATAAGaattaatgaatatttGATTACTGTATAAATCAATGTACTCGacatttattaaattgtaACGGTTTTTGAATCCgaacttcaaaaaaaattggaaatgTGTGTATTCATCGTTTTGCTTATTGATActattcattattttttcctttctttttgttcaaaTGAACAAACtgtttagtaaaaatgagACATTTGCATCTACGACAGCCTCGACATATTAATAAACGACGTTAATGGGGTGACTATTAGTAATCTATGTTCCAGTATTATACCTGCCTCATCAGATAGTAATTTCATGactaaaattaaaaaattaattagaaATCAACATTTCTAGAACCTTAAGTATTAGATCTGTTGATTCTGTAAATCAGTTCTTGCTGCAGCTTATAAAGCACACGCACACCAAACTTGCTGCATTTTTCTGTATAGTCTTCACAACTATTTAATCAAGTAAATAATCATGTTCAGTGGTATTAAAGGCCCTAACCCTTCAGACTTAAAGGTATGaatcaaaaatatgaaCTTGCGGTGTTTTCTTTGCGTTTCCTATTTAGCGCTGCTTGTTTTCACTTATATCCATGAAAAGAAGTTcgatatgttttttttttttagttgaACCTTTTCTTCTGAATACcgaattttattttattttctacaCGATATAATTATTGCTTAAGTGTTCTATTTACAAAAGCGCTtggtctttttttttttaaatttctccTCTTTCTCACGCAGTTTTTTCGTGAAAATAGTTAATTCAAAAGTTctaatcaattttttttataggGACCAGAATTGCGCATTCTTATTGTCCATGCCCGCTGGAATCTTCAAGCCATTGAGCCTCTTGTTAAGGGTGCCGTTGAGACCATGATAGAAAAACATGATGTGAAGTTGGAGAATATTGACATTGAAAGTGTTCCGGGAAGTTGGGAACTTCCTCAAGGTATTCGTGCTTCCATCGCCCGCAATACATATGATGCTGTTATTGGCATTGGCGTTTTAATCAAAGGTTCCACCATgcattttgaatatatttCAGAAGCTGTTGTTCATGGTCTTATGCGCGTTGGCCTTGATTCAGGTGTTCCCGTCATTCTAGGTCTATTAACAGTTTTAAATGAAGAGCAAGCTCTTTATCGTGCAGGTTTGAATGGTGGCCATAACCATGGAAATGATTGGGGATCAGCTGCTGTAGAGATGGGATTGAAAGCTTTGTATTAATTAAGTTGAATCCTTtgctcatttttttgttaataaaatatgctACTGACTGTTTTGCTCTTCGAAAGGACCTACTGACATGCTAAAGCTTTAGTCATGATCCTTTATACATTGTCGCTTTCTTATGAGCACCGTCTTAGTTGAACAAGTatgtttttcattcaatCGTTTGCAACGTATTTTCATGATTCCCCAGTTTGTTAAGATATACAGCTATGGGTTAATGTATACgatgttttaaatttgcttaAGACTTAATCCCAACTTATTATGTTTTGTAAGctttattttgaatatattACTGTCTATATGCATCTTGTTCAATCACTTGCcctttttacaaaaaaagatgttaCAGAAGTATTATTGACATagttgtaaacaaatttaaaggcATTGAATGCTGGGAGCAGGAAACATGGTACTACAAGAgtagttttcttttagaaATGAATGTGATTTGAGACTCTTCTGATGCACAATCTACAATTTGCAACATTACGTAGCCATTGTGAATGTAAAAATTTCCAGTTAAAATCGATATCGGTGTATACAGGTAATTGGCAAGTTAAGAAAGAGCGGTCAATCACCGATTTACAATATTCATGACCACCGCGAAAGACTTATCACAATGGATCAATCGAAATCATTAGGaatcatcaaaaattaatggggattttttatttactcttTCGAAATCTCCGATGCTGGGCTCATACGGT
This region of Schizosaccharomyces pombe strain 972h- genome assembly, chromosome: II genomic DNA includes:
- the mis13 gene encoding MIS12/MIND complex Mis13/Dsn1 — protein: MKRKPEEQEGFVFVRKGKEKAGSKRRKSSVEDDPDTSQTDGLVELPVSDTPIVKRNKELRKGKGRRSSLDQRGKRASSIGTGFEALPHADVPSHEYYRHISKDLSEPLRIKQLLLWASSKALEEQRKKYGETEEASEAAIARSIVQEVLNELLANKVSVSWYQRPPDAVIPNKPHPQNLKNAQLVDELSAKLTQLHNEEAAWRAVAANSVSSDKSILSFKKAVESIDSKQDLDKQDSPLPPDDAPELPNISKLKPKFHTLLDMLAENIHTLHSLTNAGPEVRSSYGRLAAQDFIAHRKSLLSFSKYVDTMNLLRLLSEASYKSSSNESV
- the ade7 gene encoding phosphoribosylaminoimidazolesuccinocarboxamide synthase, with product MALLKTSLDAPFTKIATGKVRDLYECVEFPDDLLFVATDRISAYDFIMENGIPEKGKVLTKISEFWFDVLKPHVQTHLITSRWEELPPVITKHEELKDRSMLVKKYKILPIEAIVRGYITGSAWKEYQKQGTVHGLNVPTGMKEAEAFPEPLFTPSTKAAEGHDENIHPDEVSKIVGPELAKQVAETSVKLYKIARDVALKKGIIIADTKFEFGVDETTNKIVLVDEVLTPDSSRFWLASDYTVGKSPDSFDKQYLRNWLTANNLANKPNVSLPEDVVEATRRKYVEAYEMITGKKWSY
- the meu18 gene encoding protein meu18, which codes for MIYINFYELYNIKNIRPLIPSFHVCLLIMFLILYSQEILSFFFMCSKFSMNSLKFCVLFSFKTVYSLLKLIKTLIRKLLYCFHYALDLFADEYKVTANDKHYDYRLKSHRIKDKITTKCKGTTKYFNSRHFEIKNAVENLPSFSSNLTTIGNNLRIFWKNGKIRCIKLTCTPDAEIVNFTSNPNRYRFYETNMQELIRKTICEKSDKAIEKTFLCAQLFKTFCEDGVLQTFQPGFIQLDIASNLQEIKKGTKEYSLKSLEMTTTKESNETLCSNDSKHRIARLKNEDNTQKPISKKRKSKKASHKYLSSRTAPNVDFGNFAKERHRENDVSELYSKTKRTSKIRELYKEIGYDKNEFIHELRENEGPSVLYDSGLDQNGTNYDDAFAAPEAISIEKYVSINEEDPKSPKKETSYQVQEKLSQFFQEEMIHLLEMGEACTSRESQKTRKKNLKENIRKQRTTSTAIRDIAIKFLDDAKCETEDSTNLTNREGEAEKTLNTQPWKNLIENFISELQAEEEENNITEWSDIISVRNDEENQIYELPTCQLETNLLV
- the stn1 gene encoding telomere cap complex subunit Stn1; the protein is MLENENQLTHQFPTLSRWNPMFISDVHKISFHPHLQRYIGFWMGFPIRWIQIVGYIAAIDIYEGKHVLTVDDCSGMVLRVVFIIQDDFSMSKRAISMSPGNVVCVFGKINSFRSEVELIAQSFEELRDPNDEWKAWQKRMRYKKNLTKISKNHHSIIRTPKKSYFPKDHAKELLKCIRQMCKLNVQAGFTIEELIIYLKAKELHLPLVHIFNVENEIVENCDGNHILALNFSLQTLLQHGRIVRKSNSVYMLVTSKDIIRFVIPLMASGLLEAHKVQSIVRDSNPMFITLPLSAIAKHICQFLLRTKGKWRQAKKYTWVRDNQFV
- the mim2 gene encoding protein mim2: MAEVLDLEIDPISDGEDDTYSSELDDDLKDSIEQLERVLCLVVFPLLGKFLGRKFAFHAWARWLERRRLVSN
- the rib4 gene encoding 6,7-dimethyl-8-ribityllumazine synthase yields the protein MFSGIKGPNPSDLKGPELRILIVHARWNLQAIEPLVKGAVETMIEKHDVKLENIDIESVPGSWELPQGIRASIARNTYDAVIGIGVLIKGSTMHFEYISEAVVHGLMRVGLDSGVPVILGLLTVLNEEQALYRAGLNGGHNHGNDWGSAAVEMGLKALY